GGAGGCGTGAAGCTGCCCGGACGGTATACGCTCCGACAGGGCAACCGGCTCTCCGATGCCCTGGCGGCTGCACAGGACCTCAGCGAGGATGCCGATCGGCACAAGGCCCAGATCCTGCGGGCCGACGGGAGAATCGTCATCGTCGATCCCTCCGAAGCCGTTGCGGGTGAGGACTTGGCCGCGAACCCCGTGCTGCAGGACGGTGACACCGTGGTGGTCGAGCGGGTTCGGAAGCTCGGCGTGCACGTGATGGGCAAGGTGAAGCAACAGGGACGCTTTGAGGTCAAGACCGGTACTCGACTGTCGCAGGCCATCGCCGTGGCGGGTGGAATCGACCCCAATGCCGACCCGACACGAGTGGCCGTCGTTCGCGGCACCGAGGCGCAGAATGTGGACCTGACAGCCCTCCTGCAAGGGGAGCAGCCGCCGAGCGACCCGCTGCTGCAGGACGGCGACCTGGTGCTGGTGCCCGAGTCGACCCACATGGTCACGATCCTCGGTGCAGTGCGCAAGCCGGGGACTTACCCCTTCAAGCCAGGCGACCGGGTGCTTGATGCCGTGGCCCACAGCGCCGAAGGCTGGCTGACCAAGGACTCCGCCCCGAGCCGGTCAGTGCTTACGCGCCAGATCCCCGAAGGGCGTGCCTGGCAGGTCGTCAACCTGACGGTGGCCAGCAGCCGTGGTGACATCAAACAGAACCCGGAACTGAAGGACGGGGACCTGATCTACGTGCCGGACGCGAAGACCGACCAGGTGCAGAAGGCCCTGTCGACCATCTTCCCGCTGGCGTCTCTGATCAATGTTCTGACCAACTAGGGGCGACTGCGAACTTCGCAGGCTCAGTCGGCGTTTGACTCTAGTGATAGTGAGGGGAGGGGGTACAGTGATGGACGCAAGGCATCGAGGGAGGGTGAGAGAGGTGGACGACCATGCTGGCCGCAGCGATCATCCTATTCCTCTTCCTGTGGCTGTCCCTTGCGGCCCTGGCCCTGAGCGCCTGCATGTTGGCCTCGAAGATCAGCCAGGAGCTGGAGCATCGCCCAGGCCACGCTAGCCGGGAACCAGCCTTGCGGAGAGCGGGGTAGTGAGCCCGAGGAACAGGAAACAGACGAAGGGCCGCCCTGATTGTGGGCGGCCCCGGTTCCTATAAGGGAGAGAAGAGGGTCCTGCGGCGGCGGGAAGCTCTTGCCCGACAGCCTACTTCTTGCGCTTCTTGCCCACTGCCTGGGCGTTCCTCTCGGCTCGCTTGCGTTGCCGGTGTTTCTTCTCGCGCTTGTAGATGAGCCACTGAGCAAGGTATCCGCCGCCGACGAGTCCGCCTCCGAGGATGGGGACGGCGACGAAGATGGAGAGGGTCGGGCTGTCTGCGAGTCGGCCGCCCGTCCACTCGAAGATCTTCAGCAGTAGATAGATGCCCAGGCCCAGGCCGATGACGACGCCCAGGAGCATCCAGCCCATGTGCTTGGCTTCTTTCATTGCAGCGGCGGTCCCTCCAGCATCCGTCCAGGAATGCCATCTGATCCAACCAACGCGGCCCAGTGTATCACAACCGTCGGGACCGTGCAGCCCCCTTTTCTACAGGCCCGATCGGTCGATGGTTACTCTCCCAGGCTCGCCTGTGCCCCCGACAGCCTGCCATAACAGCGCCGGACACCAGGTGCGATGATATCCCATGCAAGACGAACTCGCCGTCGAAACCAGGGGACTGCGCAAGCGCTATGGCCGCCTCACCGCACTCGATGGGCTTGACCTGACCGTCGCCCGCGGGGAGGTCTTTGGTTTCCTCGGCCCCAATGGCGCCGGCAAGAGCACCACGATTCGCCTGCTCCTGGGGTTGCTGCGGCCTACAGCAGGGACAGCTCGCCTGCTCGGTGTTCGTGCCGGGACTGTGCTCTCCCGGGAGGGCGGACGCGTCGGAGCGCTGGTGGAGGAGCCTGCCTTCTACGAGTACCTGTCGGCTCGGCGCAACCTGGAGGTGCTGTCATCGCTCGCCGGGCGCGTCGACGCGCGTCGCATCGACGAAGTCCTCGATCTCGTCGGTCTGCGGGAGCGGCAGCATGACCCGGTGCGCGCCTTCTCCCATGGGATGAAGCAGCGACTTGGGATCGCCCAGGCCCTGGTGCCTCGGCCGCAGCTTCTCATCCTGGATGAGCCTGCCTCCGGGCTCGATCCGCAGGGGCTGGTGGAGATTCGTGACCTGCTCTTGCGGCTCAACCAGGAAGAGGACATGACCGTCTTCCTCTCCAGCCACCTGCTCCATGAGGTCGAGCTGATCTGCACCGACGCGGCGATTGTGAGCAAGGGCAAGATCGTGAAGCGCGGCAAGGTCACCGACCTGCTGTCGGAACCGGAAACGGCCGTCCGAATCGTGGCCGACGACACCGACCGGGCACGCACCATTTTGGAGAACCTGGTCTTCGTGCGGCGCGTCGAGATGGTCGACGGACAGCTCCGCGCAACCTGTAGCCCCGAGGCGATTCCCGACCTCAATGGCGCCCTGGTTCGCGCGGGTCTGCGGGTGTCCCTCCTGAGCCGTGAGCGACTTACCCTGGAAGATCTGTACATGCAACTGATGTCCTGATACGCAGGACCTCCGATGAGGGACGGCGAGATTCATGCGCCTGGTTAGCCTGGTCCGAACCGAGCTATGCAAGATGTTCCGCCAGCGGGGAACCTATGCCGGGTTCGTCTTGCTTGCAGTGTTCATTGGACTTCTGGTGTGGGGAGTGTGGGCCGAAGGGCCGCCGATGGGTGACGTGAGTCGCCGCTTCGGCAGTGACTTCGCCGTCGGCGGCAAGACCGTGAGCGGGCCCTCGATGCCCTACTTCCTGCTCGAGATCCCGCCGGCGGTCGATGTGTTCCTTCCGCTGCTCATCAGCATGATCGCGGGAGGCATCATCGCCAGTGAGGCGCAGCGTGGGACGCTCCGGACGCTCCTCACTCGTCCCGTCCACCGCTGGGCAGTGGTCGTGGGCAAGCTGGCCGCGGCCTTCACCCATGCCGCCGCCATCGTCCTGTTCATGGGGCTGTTCTCGCTGGCGCTGGGCTACGTGGTGTTCGGACGCGGAGACCTGATCGTGATGGACAGGGGACTTCGTATCATCACCGAGCCGCAGGCACTTGGTCGCCTGGGCATCGCGTATGGGCTCACGGTGGTGACCATGTTCTCGGTCGCCGCCCTGGCACTCTTCTGCTCGACGATCTTCGAGCACCCGCTGACCGCCTCTGGCGTGACCGTGGGGTTCCTGATCGTCAGTGCCGCACTGATGGTGATCCCGGCCTTCGACTGGCTGCAGCCCTATCTGCTGACCAGCCATTTCCACGGCTTCAAGAAGGTCTTTGGCTCGACCATCGACTGGCAGGTCATCGGCATTGACCTGTACTACGTGGTGGAGTATACCCTTCTTGCCATTACCGGGACCCTGATGGTGTTCTGCCGGAAAGACATGACGTGTTAGTCCTCCGAGGACATGACTTGCTAGTCCTCCAGCAGTACGGCGTGGCCGGCCCGAATCTTGCACGACACGAAACAGGTGTAGGACCCATGCGAAAAGCGTTCTGTCTGGTGCTGCTTGGCTTGTCCCTGGCGGTCTCAGCCGCTGCGGCTCCCTCTGCGAGCGATATCCTGAACAAGGTACTGTCCCTGAACCGGGGCATCCGCGACTACACGGCAACGGTGACCGTCGACACGAACATGCCGGATCTGGACATCCCCCGGCGCACGGCCAAGGTGTACGTGAAGCTCCCGGACAAGACCTACGTCGAGTCCAACAGCATCGTGGTCATCCCGAAGCGCGCGCTGCTCTTCGGCGATCTGGCCAAGGAGGTACAAAAGGAATCCAAGGTGGTCCTGGCGGGCACCAAGAAGGTCGGCAACACCCCGATCTACTGCCTCAAGCTGATCCCCAAACAGGACACCGGTGCGCCGACGGGCCGTGAGCCCAGGGTCTTGCTGTGGGCTGAGGGCAGCCACTGGACCGTGACGAAGGTCCAGGCGCTCACGGGGACCACTGTGAACGCGACCGTGGAGTTCACGTACCAGCAGGTGCAGGGCTTCTGGATGCCGGCCCGGGTAAACTGCTCCATCCCGAAGGAGACGCTCGGGGCTCGCGCCTCAGGTTCGGTGAACGTGGCCTTCAGCAACCTGCGGGTGAACACCGGTCTGACTGACCAGTTCTTCGCCAAGAAAGAGGCCAGCCGTCGCGGGACCCATCACAGCGGACAGCACTGATCCGAGACGACGCAGGCAAGGAGCTACTCGCCCGTGAGTGAGATACCACAGGGACAAGAGGGGGCCAAAGCGGCGGAGAACCGTGAGCCCCTTGGAGACGAGGCGCCGCAGGTAGAGTCCGACGCTGCGACTCCAGAGCAGGAGGAGGCGCCATCGCCACAGGTGCCTTCCGAGGAGACGCCCTCGGTGGAGTCGCCTGCCTCGGCGCCCCCGCAGTTGCCCTGGGAAGTCACCTCCTTGCCGGCTTCGCTGGGTCGTCCTCTGACCCCGGAGGAGCTGCCGGGTGAGGAACTGCCGCTGGAGGACACAGGGTCTTCGGGCTCGGTCTCCCGTGCACTTCTGGCTGCCTTAGGCCTCCTGGCACTGGCGCTCCTCGCCGTGGGGGCCATGACACTCAAGCTATGGCTGGATCGCAGCGCGGCGCAGAGCAGTCTGCAAGCCGCGGTTGGTGCAATCTCGGCGACCGCCTCCCCGGAGTACGCGGGTACCGTCGTGCCTCGTCTGGATCCCTTGCGCAAAGCGATTGAGGCGGGCAAGTTCGACGAAGCCACCAGCCGTCTGGCGCACCTGGCCGACGGCGTCTCCGGTGGCTCTGCCACAGGTCCCAGTGAGACAGCCCAGGGACCTCTGGGGGTGCCCGGCGGTCTTGAGGGACTGGCCTCCGGTGTCGGCAAGGGAGGTCTCAAGCCCGAAGCAGCGGCGGCAGCACAGCGTGCGCAGGACGAGATTCCGCCCGAGGTGCTCAAGTTCTTCGAGGCACACCGTGACCTCGCCCAGGCCTTTGCGCAGGCGAACATGGCAGGCCTTGAGCTGAAGAAGCGCGGCGGCAACGTGGACCAGCTCCGGAGGATCCGTCAGGGGCTCGTTGAGGCCGCGCGCCTCAAGGATGAAGCTCAGGTGAGACGCCTGCTGACGCAGTTCCGAACCGAATTCGAGGCGCAGGCGCGCAAACTCAGTGGTCAGGCGCAGGGACCCGGCCGGCAGCGCCGTGCCCCTGCGGGTCAGAAGCGTCCGACACAGCCGCCTCGCGAACTCGTGAATCTGGCGCAGCGGGTAGACGGAGCTCTGCGTGCCGCCCAGGCCGAGGGTCGCGATCTACGCGAGCCGATGGAGATCCTGCGCACCGCCAGCGCCGCCGGTCGTGCGGGACGAATGCAGGAGGCCATCCGGGGCTACTCGCGGGCCCTGGCCGCCATCCGCAAGGCCCCCACCTTGCACGGTCAGCCGTCGCTGTTCCAGAACCCGCTGGTATCCATGTTCCTTGGCCTGCTGCAGGTCGAGGACCAGGACTTGGCCGGGGTACTGGACTCCCTGCGGTCCGTCTACACCCAGGCCAAGACGGACCTCTCGACCACGGTCTCCGCCAGCTTCAAAGGCGCTCTCGAGACCCTCACCAAGGTCGGGGCGCGAAGGCAGGCCTTCGGCAAACGGCTGCAGGAGATCAGGGGCGGCAAGGCCCAGCCGGTTGACCGCCAGAAGATCGAGGCCGAGATGCGCCAGCGGGCCGAAGAGGTCCGGGGCGAACTGGGCGACCTGCTCTCCCGGGTGCAGCAGATGAAGCCCGAAGACTTCGCGGCCAACCGCAACAAGCTGGTTGACCAGATCCTCAACGTGGTGTTCCAGCGGCCGACGGCTACACCGGAGAAGCCCGTAACACAGCCCGCAGCCGGCGGCCCCACTCCCACAAAGCCTGCGGTGACGGAGGGTGCCGCACAGGCTGAGCAACGAGTGCGGGATAAGCTGCTGCAATCTGCCGGACCTTACCTGAAGGTGCGCAGCGACCCGGCGCAGAAAGAACTCGCAGACCGGCTGCAGTCGATCTTCAGCCAGGCCCGCACCTTGCTCTCACAGGGCAAGTACGACGAGGCTGAGAGGCTGGCCGACCAGGGCAACGAGTTGCTCAAGCCGGCAGCCGGCCAGGGCGCAACCACGCCCTGAGGCCCCGGCGATAGACACTTCGCGACGCTCTCACAGCAGGGCCGTAGCTTGCTACGGCTCTGCTGCTTTGGCCCGTGTTGACTTTCCCGGCACGAGGGCCCAGTTCGCCGTGGGTAGAGGTTTTATATGCGGGTTGCGATCCTGGGTGCCAGCCACTGGCACGTGTCCATTTACTATCTCCCGGCGCTTCTCAGAGAGGGAACCGAGGTCGTGGCGATCCATGACCCTGACGCCGAGGTCCTGGAGCGCGTTGGAGCCGAGCTTCCCTGCACGCGCTACACCGACTTCCGCGAGTTGCTCGATCGCGAGCAGGTCGACCTGGTTTTTGCGCATGCGCCGCATTCCCATATGCCCGCAATGGCCTCCGAGCTGATCTCTCGTCGTCAGCCCTTCCACATGGAGAAGCCCATGGGCGTCGCCTGGCAGTCGCTCGCGCCCCTGGCTCGGGAAGTGGCTGAGATCAAGCTGTGGAACTCCGTGGCCCTCGTGAGCCGGCACTATGGGGTCATCGAGACTCTGGACCAGATCCGCGCAGCCGGTAACCTCGGCAAGCCCTGTCACTACTACTATCGGCTCTTCGGCGGCGGCCCCGAGCGCTACAAGGACTGGGGCGTAAGCTGGATGCTCGACCCGGCGCTCTCGGGTGGCGGCCCTCTGTTCAACTTCGGCCCGCATGTCGTCGACCTGTTCCAGTATCTCACGGGCGAGCCGGTGGCCCAGGTCCTGTGCTCCAAGAGCCACGAGGTGAGCCACCTGCCGGTGGAGGACCTGGCGACGATCTGGATGCAGACGGCCTCGGGAGTCGTCGGCATCGGTGAGGTCAGCTACACGGTGCCGGAGGGCTATGAGCGGTACTTCTCCTTCACCACCGACACCCTTCACTGGGGCGGCGAGGACCTCGGACAGGGCACCGTCCTGATGCGTGATGGGCAGCATGTGCCCTTCGAGGGCCACAACGCAGACACCGTCTACGATGGCTACGTGCACGATGTGCTGACGCGGTTCAACGCCGGGCAACCCGCCCGGGCAACCATCGTAGACATGCTGCACACTCTACGTGTGCTGTGCGCGGCGCAAGAGTCGAGCAGAGAGGGCGAACTTGTTCAGGTAAGTGCGGCACGTTAGCGACAAAGTTCGTCCAAAACCATAGTTTAGAGCGCTGCGACGGTTGACTTCGTTGGACTGCTGACGTAGACTTTTGGCGCCAAACCATGGGGACCGGGAGTCCGACCTCCTGTCCCTGCGCGCTATACGGGAGGACTGGGTTTCCCATGCCGATTGAAGTAAGTGCACCCGGACGAATCTGCCTGTTCGGGGAGCACCAGGATTTCCTGGGGCTTTCGGTGATTGCGGCCTCCATCGACTTGGACATCCGCATCACCGGTTCTCCGCGCCGGGATTGCATCTTTGCGGTTCGCATGCCCGACCTCACAGGGCGCGAGCCGGATTTCGACCTCTTCTGCGATTCCCAGGAGTTGCCGTACCGCAACAACCGCGACTACCTTCGCTCGGCCACCAACGTTCTGCACCGACTTGGCCTGCCGATGGAGCGCGGCTTTGACTGCGAGATCCGCGGGACGATTCCCATCAACGCCGGCACCTCCAGCTCCTCGGCTCTCACCATCGCCTGGCTTGCCTTTCTGCTGTACTCTCAGCGGGGACAGCTTCAGGAGAGCCCCTCGCAGATTGCTCACCTTGGGTACCAGGCCGAGGTCCGCGAGTTCAACGAGCCGGGCGGGATGATGGACCACTACACCTCGGCCGTCGGTGGACTGCTGTACATCGACTGCGGGGAGCCCGTCACCATCAGCCAGTTGGACGCTCACCTCGACGGCTTTGTGCTCGGCAACAGCCTGGTGCCCAAGAACACCACCGGGGTCCTGCGGGAGTCTCGTGTCGCGACCAACGCGGGCATTGACCTTCTGTGCAAGCACATCCCCGACTTCGACTTCAAGAGCACGCCACGTGAGCAGGCCGAGGAGTTCTACGGGCTGATGGAGCCGCGCATCCAGCGGCGCATCAAGGCCCACTTCATCAACCGCGACCTGTGCCAGGAGGCGCGTCAGATGCTTGCCTCCGGACAGGTCGACGAGCAGCGCCTCGGCGAGATGCTCTACGAGCACCAGGTACAGTTGCGCGACGGCATCGGCGTCAGCCATCAGAAGCTGGATCAACTGGTCGAGGCGGCGATGGAGGCCGGTGCTCTCGGTGGCAAGCTCAACGGTTCGGGCTGCGGCGGAGCGATGTTTGCCTACGCACCCGGTCGGCAGGAGGAAGTTGCCGAGGCCATCAACCGCGCCGGCGGCAAGGCTCACATCATCAACCTGCGCGAGGGCGTATCGGTGCGTGAGTGGTAGGCCGGTTGCGGCAAGCCAACAACTGAGACAAACACGAAGGGCCGGCAGCGATTGCCGGCCCTTTCCGCGCGTTAGGAACCTGACACGAGGTGTCAGGTCTGAGTGAAGGGTTCATACAGCCGGGGAAGCGTCGGAAGGGTGCTGACGCGCCGTGCCGGCAGGATGACCTCGGTTCCGGGGATGGCCTCGGGGATGTCGGTGACATCCAGGCAGCACTGGTCCATGGAGATGCGGCCGATCAGGGGTGCCTGCTTGCCTGTGATCTGCGCCACCGGAAGATAGCGCTCTCGGCCCTTGCGACCATCACGCAAGCGCAGGAAGGCACGGGCGCAGAAGCGCAGGTGATTGGCCGCGGACTCCGGCACGATGCCCAGACCGTGCGAGAAGCCGACCGGCACCGTTGCCACGCGGGTCTGCCGAGCACAGGTGAAATCGCCCCCGTAGCCGACCTTGCTTCCCTTCTCCAACGTGTGCGCCGAGACGATGTGGCTGCGAAGTTCAAAGGTGTCGCGTAGCTGGAGGCCGCGGTTCTGGGCGGGGAGGTTGTCCGGGTACTGACCGTAGAGCAGTGTGCCGATGCGCACCATGTCGAAGTGATGCGCGGGCTCGGCGAGGAACATCGCGCTCGCCGCCGCATGGAACATCAGCCGTCGCTCGGTGATCTGCCGCAGGCCCTCGAAGAGCATGGCCGCATAGACGCGCAGGCCGCCTCCCCTGTCGACGATGTTCAGCAGGTTCACATGCATCCCAGACCCGGGCGGGCCGAAGTGAGTGTAGACGCCGCCCAGCTCGATCTGCGGCCAGCCCTCGGCCAACTCCACGATGTCCATCAACCCCTCCTGGATCCCCATTCGCCCCAGGCCGAGGTCTTCGTAGGCGTGCATCCGAGCGGTTCTGCCCTGGCGCTGTGCCTCGCGTTGCAGGTCCATGACGTGGGCGGTGCTCGTGACCGTGGCCGTCAGGTCGTGAGCGACAGCGGCCTCGCATTCCTGGGTCAGCGGAGGCATGAAGACGAGGATGGGGCTGCCGATGCCGGCTTCCCGCAGGGCAACACCCTCCTCGACGGTGCTAACGGCAAGCCAACGCGCCCCGGCCTCGATACAGGCCTTCGCAACCGGAATCATCCCGTGCCCGTAGGCGTTGGCCTTCACCACGGCGCACAGGAGGCTTCCCTCGGCGACGTGGTTGAGCACCTGCTGCACGTTGTGGCGGAGGGCGTCAAGATCAACAGCGACGTAGGTAAGCGGCTTCACAATTGCAGGTCAGTCTCCCCTGAGGGTCTGGGTTGGGCCGGGCGTGGTGGAAGGCTCAAGAGCATCTCGGCGGCGAGAACCAGCAGCGCGAGGCCCAGCAGCGGGTACATCAGGTTCGCCTCGGTCAGGATGGGTCGGCGCAGGTACTCCGCCAGTTCTCGCTGCGGAACCACCAGCGCTGACGGCGACTTCAGACGGCGGCGGAGTTCACTCGTGGAGAGCTTGCGCAGGTCGCTTTCGACGGGGCTCAGGTTGGCGGCGAACCGCTCACTCACCTGCTGCGAGCCGGTCTGGTAGGTCACCCGGTACAGCCCGGGAATCGGCGGCGTGTACTGCCACTGCCCCTCGGCCACAGTCACGAGGTCGGTCTGACCGTCCGGGCGCTGGACCCTTGCCGGCCCAGTCGCGCCGGTCGGAACCTTGACGTGCAGTGTCTCCCCGGCCGTCGCCTCGCTCCAACACCGCCTCAGAGGCCCGGCGACATCATAGCACAGATAGTGAACCAGCGGCACGTAGGCGGGTCTGGTCGGCGCATCGGTCCAGCGCGTATCGAGGCTGCTGTTCACCAGGACCACGCGCCGGTCGGAGTGCAGAGTCCCCAGGATTGCCGGGGAGCCGTCTGAGAACCGTGCCAGGACCCGTGCTCGCTCAGCGCCGGGGAGATCTCGCCGCACTCGGAAGGGCAGGTCCATCAGGTTCCCAGCTCGTGGATTCGCGAAGGGCTCCAGCGGTCGGCGCAGCGTGTCCACTTCCGCCAGCGTCAGCGGCTCCTCGGGAGGCGCCTGGACGGTCTTGCCCAGTTGCACCTCGGCGCCCAGGAGTTCGCGGAGTGTCCTCGACGAGAGCGTCGTATCCGGTGCCGCGAACAGGATCAGACCGGGGCGCAGCTCGCCCCGGGGGCTGACCAGAGAGGACGGAAGCTGACCGGGGATATCCGCCAGCACCCACACCTCCATCGGCGGCAGGTCGGCAGGCAGCGGCCAGCGGTACTGCGATACCTCGACACCCGTATCCGCCTCGCCCCCTGGATTAAGGGCCAGGGACAGGTAGCGAGGATCGGAGCGACCAGCGACCACACCCACACGCAGGCGCTCGCGCACGGCAATCACATGGTACGCGACATCGTCCAGCGCCAGCCCGTCGGGTGGCAGCGAGACGGTCACGCCCAGATCGCCGGGGTCTACCGTGGCAAGACGGACCGTGGAGCGACGCTCGCCGGGACCAAGGGCGACGGTCTTTCCGGGCAGCGGTTTGCCCTCCGCCTGCAGGCTCAGCGGCAAGGTCTGCAGGCCCTGGCCCTGCGAGGAGTCTGAGCCCAGGAGGGTCACTTCGAGGTCAACCGGTCGCCCCGGTAGAGGGCAGGGCGTTGCGGTCTGCACCGCCGTGATCGCGTGGTTCGGCGCGGGCGATTGCGGCCCCACCTCGATCACTACGGGTGGCAAAGGCAGCGGTTGCTGAAGCTCCTGGGACAGGTTCGTGGCCTGCAGATCGGTCACTAGGAAGAGCCGTGTCTGTGGGTCACTGAGAGCAATCTCCCGGGTGCGGTTGAGCACCTCTATCAGACGCCCTTGGCTGGCGGTAGGCTGCAGTTCGGACAAGAGCAGCGGGGCCAGACGGACGCCACGCACCGCAGGGCCCAGGAGTCTCAGGTCGGAATCGAGCGCGGCACACTGGACTTCACAGGTCGAGGGAATCTGCTGCAGCAGGCTCTCGAGTGCCCGCCGAGCACGGATCATGCTGGTCTCGCCGCCCTGGCGGTACCCCATGCTGGCCGAGGTGTCGACGGCAATCACTACTCGTCGCTGCGCCGGG
The nucleotide sequence above comes from Armatimonadia bacterium. Encoded proteins:
- a CDS encoding ABC transporter ATP-binding protein, which translates into the protein MQDELAVETRGLRKRYGRLTALDGLDLTVARGEVFGFLGPNGAGKSTTIRLLLGLLRPTAGTARLLGVRAGTVLSREGGRVGALVEEPAFYEYLSARRNLEVLSSLAGRVDARRIDEVLDLVGLRERQHDPVRAFSHGMKQRLGIAQALVPRPQLLILDEPASGLDPQGLVEIRDLLLRLNQEEDMTVFLSSHLLHEVELICTDAAIVSKGKIVKRGKVTDLLSEPETAVRIVADDTDRARTILENLVFVRRVEMVDGQLRATCSPEAIPDLNGALVRAGLRVSLLSRERLTLEDLYMQLMS
- a CDS encoding ABC transporter permease, which produces MRLVSLVRTELCKMFRQRGTYAGFVLLAVFIGLLVWGVWAEGPPMGDVSRRFGSDFAVGGKTVSGPSMPYFLLEIPPAVDVFLPLLISMIAGGIIASEAQRGTLRTLLTRPVHRWAVVVGKLAAAFTHAAAIVLFMGLFSLALGYVVFGRGDLIVMDRGLRIITEPQALGRLGIAYGLTVVTMFSVAALALFCSTIFEHPLTASGVTVGFLIVSAALMVIPAFDWLQPYLLTSHFHGFKKVFGSTIDWQVIGIDLYYVVEYTLLAITGTLMVFCRKDMTC
- a CDS encoding Gfo/Idh/MocA family oxidoreductase, with the translated sequence MRVAILGASHWHVSIYYLPALLREGTEVVAIHDPDAEVLERVGAELPCTRYTDFRELLDREQVDLVFAHAPHSHMPAMASELISRRQPFHMEKPMGVAWQSLAPLAREVAEIKLWNSVALVSRHYGVIETLDQIRAAGNLGKPCHYYYRLFGGGPERYKDWGVSWMLDPALSGGGPLFNFGPHVVDLFQYLTGEPVAQVLCSKSHEVSHLPVEDLATIWMQTASGVVGIGEVSYTVPEGYERYFSFTTDTLHWGGEDLGQGTVLMRDGQHVPFEGHNADTVYDGYVHDVLTRFNAGQPARATIVDMLHTLRVLCAAQESSREGELVQVSAAR
- a CDS encoding galactokinase family protein, whose amino-acid sequence is MPIEVSAPGRICLFGEHQDFLGLSVIAASIDLDIRITGSPRRDCIFAVRMPDLTGREPDFDLFCDSQELPYRNNRDYLRSATNVLHRLGLPMERGFDCEIRGTIPINAGTSSSSALTIAWLAFLLYSQRGQLQESPSQIAHLGYQAEVREFNEPGGMMDHYTSAVGGLLYIDCGEPVTISQLDAHLDGFVLGNSLVPKNTTGVLRESRVATNAGIDLLCKHIPDFDFKSTPREQAEEFYGLMEPRIQRRIKAHFINRDLCQEARQMLASGQVDEQRLGEMLYEHQVQLRDGIGVSHQKLDQLVEAAMEAGALGGKLNGSGCGGAMFAYAPGRQEEVAEAINRAGGKAHIINLREGVSVREW
- the alr gene encoding alanine racemase, encoding MKPLTYVAVDLDALRHNVQQVLNHVAEGSLLCAVVKANAYGHGMIPVAKACIEAGARWLAVSTVEEGVALREAGIGSPILVFMPPLTQECEAAVAHDLTATVTSTAHVMDLQREAQRQGRTARMHAYEDLGLGRMGIQEGLMDIVELAEGWPQIELGGVYTHFGPPGSGMHVNLLNIVDRGGGLRVYAAMLFEGLRQITERRLMFHAAASAMFLAEPAHHFDMVRIGTLLYGQYPDNLPAQNRGLQLRDTFELRSHIVSAHTLEKGSKVGYGGDFTCARQTRVATVPVGFSHGLGIVPESAANHLRFCARAFLRLRDGRKGRERYLPVAQITGKQAPLIGRISMDQCCLDVTDIPEAIPGTEVILPARRVSTLPTLPRLYEPFTQT
- a CDS encoding BatA and WFA domain-containing protein; this encodes MTFLNPLLLWGSLGAAFPLLLHLWGRRKPRRVPFPTLRFLLAGQQQQSRLARLRNLLLLLLRMLLIVLLSLALAQPIVRSSPLAKLFPAQRRVVIAVDTSASMGYRQGGETSMIRARRALESLLQQIPSTCEVQCAALDSDLRLLGPAVRGVRLAPLLLSELQPTASQGRLIEVLNRTREIALSDPQTRLFLVTDLQATNLSQELQQPLPLPPVVIEVGPQSPAPNHAITAVQTATPCPLPGRPVDLEVTLLGSDSSQGQGLQTLPLSLQAEGKPLPGKTVALGPGERRSTVRLATVDPGDLGVTVSLPPDGLALDDVAYHVIAVRERLRVGVVAGRSDPRYLSLALNPGGEADTGVEVSQYRWPLPADLPPMEVWVLADIPGQLPSSLVSPRGELRPGLILFAAPDTTLSSRTLRELLGAEVQLGKTVQAPPEEPLTLAEVDTLRRPLEPFANPRAGNLMDLPFRVRRDLPGAERARVLARFSDGSPAILGTLHSDRRVVLVNSSLDTRWTDAPTRPAYVPLVHYLCYDVAGPLRRCWSEATAGETLHVKVPTGATGPARVQRPDGQTDLVTVAEGQWQYTPPIPGLYRVTYQTGSQQVSERFAANLSPVESDLRKLSTSELRRRLKSPSALVVPQRELAEYLRRPILTEANLMYPLLGLALLVLAAEMLLSLPPRPAQPRPSGETDLQL